One Halostagnicola kamekurae DNA segment encodes these proteins:
- a CDS encoding AbrB/MazE/SpoVT family DNA-binding domain-containing protein — MTSDTNSTDGEAIVPVTEDGRVTIPNRIRERHGISAPGRVAFVEKEDKELVVRPIGSMREFRGLERVEDEERPATAILRELRTREACDETES; from the coding sequence ATGACATCGGATACCAACTCAACGGATGGAGAGGCGATAGTCCCCGTCACTGAGGACGGACGGGTGACGATTCCGAATCGCATCCGGGAACGACACGGGATCTCCGCACCAGGGCGAGTCGCGTTTGTCGAAAAGGAGGACAAAGAACTCGTCGTTCGACCGATCGGCTCGATGCGAGAGTTTCGGGGGCTCGAGCGGGTCGAGGACGAAGAGCGACCTGCAACGGCGATTCTTCGTGAATTGCGCACTCGAGAGGCGTGCGACGAAACTGAAAGCTGA
- a CDS encoding NAD(P)/FAD-dependent oxidoreductase: MSSSPRVIVVGAGLAGLVASRHLAAAGADVTCLERRETVGGRVRTATRDGFRLDRGFQVLFTGYPAVRRELDLEALELRRFAPGAVLAGPDGRSTLGDPVRDPTALLATLRNGDVTLGDKLRVLRLRAALARRPLEFEAVFAGGEDDESIAEFLRERGFSERFLENFAGPFYRGITLDRSLSTSKRVFEYTFAALAAGHIAVPADGMGAITAQLASNARRAGAAVETETAVTAIGEKRSGASDSDEGTNERGRSVAVEVANGGDRTADAVVLATDPKAARELTGLESIPTDARSCVTQYYRLPADTGLETESRLLLNTGERGPNHVVPHSDVAPEYAPEGATLVSATFLGDREEDDGELTELTGECLESWYRTQRFDRLEPIHTDRVQFAQFAQPPGIHETLPDVRDAGDGVYLAGEYTRWSSIQGAMASGRAAAEAVVDDYSRGTGR, encoded by the coding sequence ATGTCGAGTTCACCACGCGTTATCGTCGTCGGTGCCGGACTCGCCGGGCTCGTCGCCTCGCGACACCTCGCGGCCGCCGGTGCGGACGTGACCTGCCTCGAGCGTCGCGAAACCGTCGGCGGGCGCGTCCGAACGGCCACTCGAGACGGGTTTCGACTCGATCGAGGGTTCCAGGTGCTTTTCACCGGCTATCCGGCAGTTCGACGAGAGCTCGACCTCGAGGCGCTCGAACTCAGGCGGTTCGCCCCCGGAGCCGTGCTCGCAGGGCCGGACGGCCGCTCGACGCTCGGCGATCCGGTTCGGGACCCGACTGCGCTGCTCGCGACGCTTCGAAACGGCGACGTGACCCTCGGCGACAAGCTTCGCGTGCTCCGGCTTCGAGCCGCGCTGGCGCGGCGACCCTTGGAGTTCGAGGCGGTGTTCGCTGGCGGCGAGGACGACGAGTCGATCGCGGAGTTCCTCCGCGAGCGCGGCTTCTCCGAACGATTCCTCGAGAATTTCGCCGGACCGTTCTACCGCGGGATCACGCTCGACCGATCGCTTTCGACCTCGAAACGCGTCTTCGAGTATACGTTCGCGGCGCTCGCGGCGGGGCATATCGCGGTGCCCGCAGACGGGATGGGTGCGATCACCGCTCAACTGGCCTCGAACGCGCGGCGGGCCGGCGCGGCCGTCGAGACGGAGACCGCGGTCACCGCCATCGGCGAGAAGCGGAGCGGCGCTTCCGACTCCGATGAGGGTACGAACGAAAGGGGGCGTTCCGTCGCGGTCGAAGTCGCGAACGGCGGCGATCGGACCGCAGATGCCGTCGTCCTCGCCACAGATCCGAAAGCGGCGCGCGAGCTGACCGGACTCGAGTCGATACCCACCGACGCGAGGTCCTGCGTCACGCAGTACTACCGGCTTCCCGCAGACACGGGACTCGAGACGGAGTCGCGGCTATTGTTGAACACGGGAGAGCGAGGGCCGAATCACGTCGTCCCCCACAGCGACGTCGCGCCGGAGTACGCGCCCGAAGGCGCGACGCTCGTGAGCGCGACCTTTCTCGGCGACCGTGAGGAGGACGACGGAGAACTCACGGAGCTGACCGGAGAGTGCCTCGAGTCGTGGTATCGGACCCAGCGATTCGATCGACTCGAGCCGATCCACACCGACCGAGTTCAGTTCGCGCAGTTCGCCCAGCCCCCCGGTATCCACGAAACGCTCCCAGACGTTCGAGACGCGGGAGACGGCGTCTACCTCGCCGGCGAGTACACGCGCTGGTCGTCGATTCAGGGAGCGATGGCGAGCGGTCGTGCGGCGGCCGAGGCCGTCGTCGACGACTACTCTCGAGGCACTGGTCGGTGA
- a CDS encoding AAA family ATPase — MDAPLWTETYAPSLEELPQDDARRYLQRAVDEPINLILQGPPGSGKTAAARALAREVYGDDVDNDLIEINVADFFGRTKTEIKNDPRFAGFLVGRSSMSKRDMINHVLKESASYAPVSGAYKTILLDNAEDIREDFQQALRRIMEKHHRTTQFIVATRQPTKLIPPIRSRCFPVSFRAPSSEETVAVLEHIVEAEGVEYDADGLEFVAGYANGNLRKAILAAQTTVEDAGELTMTGAYETIGEVGLDEQIESMVDDAEAGEFTDARKTLDDLLVDEGLDGGEVLEEILAVARKRYHGDELARMHRLVADTEFEMQEGSSDRIHVSHVLAELGRNRN, encoded by the coding sequence ATGGACGCGCCGCTGTGGACCGAGACCTACGCCCCGTCGCTCGAGGAGCTACCCCAGGACGACGCCCGCAGATACCTCCAGCGGGCGGTCGACGAGCCGATAAACCTGATCCTGCAGGGCCCGCCGGGAAGCGGGAAGACGGCGGCGGCGCGCGCGCTGGCCCGCGAGGTCTACGGCGACGACGTGGACAACGACCTGATCGAGATCAACGTCGCCGACTTCTTCGGCCGGACGAAGACCGAAATCAAGAACGATCCGCGGTTCGCGGGCTTTCTGGTCGGGCGCTCGTCGATGTCGAAACGCGACATGATCAACCACGTGCTCAAAGAATCCGCGAGCTACGCGCCCGTATCGGGTGCGTACAAGACGATCCTGCTCGACAACGCAGAGGACATTCGCGAGGACTTCCAGCAGGCTCTGCGCCGGATCATGGAGAAACACCATCGGACGACGCAGTTTATCGTCGCGACGCGCCAGCCGACGAAGCTCATTCCGCCGATCCGCTCGCGGTGTTTCCCCGTCTCCTTCCGGGCCCCCTCAAGTGAGGAGACCGTCGCCGTCCTCGAGCACATTGTCGAGGCCGAAGGGGTCGAGTACGACGCGGACGGCCTCGAGTTCGTCGCCGGGTACGCGAACGGGAACCTCAGAAAGGCGATCTTAGCCGCCCAGACGACCGTCGAAGACGCGGGCGAACTCACGATGACCGGGGCCTACGAGACCATCGGCGAGGTCGGTCTCGACGAGCAGATCGAGTCGATGGTCGATGACGCCGAGGCCGGCGAGTTCACCGACGCGCGAAAGACCCTCGACGATCTGCTAGTCGACGAAGGCCTCGACGGCGGGGAAGTCCTCGAGGAGATCCTCGCCGTCGCGCGCAAGCGGTACCACGGCGACGAACTCGCCCGAATGCACCGGCTCGTCGCGGACACCGAGTTCGAGATGCAGGAAGGCTCGAGCGACCGGATCCATGTCTCGCATGTGCTCGCGGAGTTAGGTCGGAATCGGAATTAG
- a CDS encoding PIN domain-containing protein encodes MTARVVPDLNALTIQLIDDHPGHSYVADELVPALTGANTLVVFGYFPLRIQWLLEDFGFETVDARNAVSSLLQYPMEFVDVDDDLVLSAYDISAEKNHDVYDSFYVALARAADADAIVTTDRDFEHLCTDEPFEYRNPVPDEVLERFVDVNA; translated from the coding sequence ATGACAGCGCGCGTCGTCCCCGATCTGAACGCCTTGACGATTCAGTTGATCGACGACCATCCCGGTCACTCCTACGTCGCCGACGAACTCGTTCCTGCACTCACGGGGGCGAACACGCTCGTCGTCTTTGGGTATTTCCCGCTACGTATCCAATGGCTTCTCGAGGATTTCGGATTCGAGACGGTCGACGCTCGAAATGCGGTCTCATCACTCCTTCAATATCCAATGGAATTCGTCGACGTCGACGACGATCTCGTGCTGTCGGCATACGATATCAGCGCAGAGAAGAACCACGACGTATACGATTCGTTCTATGTGGCACTCGCGCGCGCCGCCGATGCAGATGCGATCGTAACAACCGACAGGGACTTCGAGCACTTGTGTACCGACGAGCCGTTCGAATACAGAAATCCGGTTCCGGACGAGGTTCTCGAGCGGTTCGTCGATGTGAACGCGTGA
- a CDS encoding TATA-box-binding protein, producing the protein MTDPKDTINIENVVASTGIGQELDLQSVAMDLEGADYDPEQFPGLVYRTQNPKSAALIFRSGKIVCTGAKSTDDVHESLRIVFDKLRELQIQVDEDPEIVVQNIVTSADLGRNLNLNAIAIGLGLENIEYEPEQFPGLVYRLDDPDVVALLFGSGKLVITGGKQPVDAEHAVDRIVSRLEDLGLLE; encoded by the coding sequence ATGACGGATCCGAAGGACACCATCAATATCGAAAACGTGGTGGCGTCGACCGGCATCGGACAGGAACTCGACCTCCAGAGCGTCGCGATGGACCTCGAGGGGGCCGACTACGACCCCGAGCAGTTTCCCGGTCTCGTCTACCGAACGCAAAATCCCAAGTCCGCCGCGCTGATCTTTCGCTCGGGCAAGATCGTCTGTACCGGCGCGAAAAGCACCGACGACGTCCACGAGAGCCTTCGTATCGTCTTCGATAAGCTTCGTGAACTCCAGATTCAGGTGGACGAGGATCCGGAAATCGTCGTCCAAAACATCGTCACTTCGGCCGACCTCGGGCGAAATCTCAACCTGAACGCGATCGCGATCGGTCTCGGCCTCGAGAACATCGAGTACGAACCCGAACAGTTCCCCGGGCTGGTCTACCGACTCGACGATCCGGACGTGGTGGCACTTCTCTTCGGTTCCGGTAAACTCGTCATCACCGGCGGCAAGCAACCGGTCGACGCCGAACACGCCGTCGACAGGATCGTCTCCCGCCTCGAGGACCTCGGACTGCTCGAGTAA
- a CDS encoding AbrB/MazE/SpoVT family DNA-binding domain-containing protein yields MSKTNPNPETNEEDEYGTAQLNHRGRLTIPKALRDDLNLEDGTEFHVIRDGGEIRLVRSLPDLETLTRGDEWGEEAFRDAGDATFGGT; encoded by the coding sequence GTGAGCAAAACGAACCCAAATCCGGAGACAAACGAGGAAGACGAGTACGGTACGGCTCAACTCAACCATCGCGGTCGGCTTACGATCCCCAAAGCGCTTCGTGATGATCTCAACCTCGAGGACGGAACGGAGTTTCACGTGATTCGCGACGGTGGAGAGATTCGGCTCGTTCGTTCCCTTCCCGACCTTGAAACGCTGACGCGGGGCGACGAGTGGGGAGAAGAGGCGTTCCGCGATGCAGGTGACGCAACGTTCGGTGGGACGTGA
- a CDS encoding methyltransferase domain-containing protein: MYFLELGGEDDRFARREAASAAADVDRIAPGIAVARGLAPQRVRGLAYAHCASELLGRTDATLESARALLETATLDREGSVAVRAVDVRGSSGVSTTNVERTLGGVLVDRGFSVDLEDPDHVLRVAFSAGELETGDALEPILADEDRGNSSATPQSERVSVCALGWLAAESVRDFGSRAPTDKPFFQPGSMDPLLARAVANVAGAREGRRLLDPMCGTGGVLVEAGLVGADVVGTDAQEKMVRGARTNLEHFLDDSAESPTGVPRGSWHVARGDATSLPLADDSVDGVVFDAPYGRQSKIETHRLEDLVSGALAEARRVASRAVVVADRSWLSQARSAGWELESAFERRVHRSLTRYVLVLE; encoded by the coding sequence GTGTACTTCCTCGAACTGGGCGGAGAGGACGATCGGTTCGCGAGGCGGGAGGCGGCGAGTGCGGCGGCCGACGTCGATCGAATCGCCCCGGGGATCGCCGTCGCACGCGGTCTCGCTCCGCAGCGCGTCCGCGGGCTCGCCTACGCCCACTGCGCGAGCGAACTCCTCGGTCGGACGGACGCCACGCTCGAGAGCGCCCGCGCGCTGCTCGAGACGGCGACTCTCGACCGCGAGGGCTCGGTCGCCGTTCGAGCCGTCGACGTCCGCGGCTCGAGCGGGGTTTCCACCACGAACGTCGAACGAACCCTCGGGGGCGTGCTGGTCGACCGGGGCTTCTCGGTAGATCTCGAGGACCCGGACCACGTCCTCCGCGTTGCGTTCTCGGCGGGCGAACTCGAGACGGGCGACGCCCTCGAGCCGATACTTGCCGATGAGGACCGGGGGAACTCGAGTGCGACGCCCCAGAGCGAACGCGTCTCGGTCTGTGCGCTCGGCTGGCTCGCCGCCGAGAGCGTCCGCGATTTCGGCTCGCGTGCGCCGACGGACAAGCCGTTCTTCCAGCCCGGCAGCATGGATCCGCTGCTCGCTCGCGCCGTCGCGAACGTCGCCGGGGCCCGCGAGGGTCGGCGACTGTTGGATCCGATGTGCGGCACCGGCGGCGTGCTCGTCGAAGCGGGACTCGTCGGCGCTGACGTCGTCGGGACCGACGCCCAGGAGAAGATGGTTCGCGGCGCGCGCACGAACCTCGAGCACTTCCTCGACGATTCCGCCGAGTCGCCGACCGGGGTTCCTCGCGGGTCGTGGCACGTGGCCCGCGGCGACGCCACCAGCCTGCCGCTGGCAGACGACTCGGTCGACGGCGTCGTCTTCGACGCCCCCTACGGCCGCCAGTCGAAGATCGAGACGCACCGACTCGAGGACCTCGTCTCCGGCGCGCTCGCCGAAGCCCGCCGAGTCGCCTCCCGCGCCGTCGTCGTCGCCGACCGATCGTGGCTGAGCCAGGCCAGATCGGCGGGCTGGGAACTCGAGTCCGCGTTCGAACGGCGGGTGCATCGCTCGCTGACGCGGTACGTCCTGGTACTCGAGTGA
- the hisG gene encoding ATP phosphoribosyltransferase has protein sequence MRIAVPNKGRLHEPTIDLLERAGLHIENGADRKLYAETVDPDVTILFARAADIPEYVADGAADLGITGLDQVREAQTDRVEELLDLEFGRCRLVLASPEDGDIDAVADLAGKTVATEFPNVTREFFDDAGIEPDIVEVTGATELTPHVEMADAIVDITSTGTTLRMNNLGVVADVLSSSVHLFARDDVADDPKVREIQTALSSVLSADGKRYLMMNVPRDDLEDVREVIPGLGGPTVMDVANGEGEKVAVHAVVDERDVFETITEVKNAGASDILVTEIERLVE, from the coding sequence ATGCGTATCGCCGTTCCCAACAAGGGCCGCCTGCACGAGCCGACGATCGATCTCCTAGAGCGGGCGGGACTCCATATCGAAAACGGTGCCGACCGCAAGCTCTACGCCGAGACGGTCGATCCGGACGTGACGATCCTGTTCGCTCGCGCGGCCGACATCCCCGAGTACGTCGCCGACGGCGCGGCCGACCTCGGCATCACCGGCCTCGATCAGGTCCGCGAAGCACAGACCGACCGCGTCGAAGAGCTGCTCGACCTCGAGTTCGGCCGCTGTCGGCTCGTGCTCGCCTCGCCCGAGGACGGCGACATCGACGCCGTCGCGGACCTGGCTGGCAAGACCGTCGCGACCGAGTTCCCGAACGTCACCCGCGAGTTCTTCGACGACGCCGGCATCGAACCCGACATCGTCGAGGTCACCGGCGCGACGGAACTCACGCCCCACGTCGAGATGGCCGACGCCATCGTCGATATCACTTCCACCGGCACGACCCTCAGAATGAACAACCTCGGTGTCGTCGCGGACGTCCTCTCGAGTTCTGTCCACCTGTTCGCTCGAGACGACGTCGCCGACGACCCGAAGGTCCGCGAGATCCAGACGGCGCTCTCGTCGGTCCTCTCTGCGGACGGCAAGCGCTACCTGATGATGAACGTCCCCCGGGACGACCTCGAGGACGTTCGCGAGGTCATCCCCGGTCTCGGCGGCCCGACCGTGATGGACGTCGCCAACGGCGAGGGCGAGAAGGTCGCGGTCCACGCCGTCGTCGACGAACGGGACGTGTTCGAGACGATCACCGAAGTCAAAAACGCCGGCGCGAGCGACATTTTGGTGACCGAAATCGAACGTCTCGTCGAATAG
- a CDS encoding stage II sporulation protein M — protein MNGPERDDGGDGRHPSSQHAVRNWSALLSILALASFLSAGTAFVVSDAADAAAGATLLGLGLIGAALVTSAKAPTVAHRLSAAWAEHRRYVWFSGGLFALGIAAGVALAAAGIDLTELFLELIMEELEGGELEGAEIDPAGLGGGGGVALETSATFFIFKNTPPFLASILGALTLGVFTFFVMTFNGLLIGNIAVAIGGEVGYGLILALLVPHGIFELTALFVGAGVGFRFVYRAGQRVLGTHEALFTKSYLARTALLVVFAWLMLVVAAFVEAYLTIPVAELLFPTQAA, from the coding sequence ATGAACGGTCCCGAACGCGACGACGGCGGCGACGGTCGTCACCCCTCCTCGCAGCACGCGGTCAGAAACTGGAGCGCGTTGCTCTCGATCCTCGCGCTGGCCTCGTTTCTGTCGGCCGGCACGGCGTTCGTCGTCTCCGACGCCGCCGACGCCGCAGCGGGTGCGACGCTCCTCGGCCTCGGACTGATCGGAGCGGCTCTCGTCACGTCCGCGAAGGCGCCGACCGTGGCCCACCGGCTTTCGGCCGCCTGGGCCGAGCACCGCCGGTACGTCTGGTTCTCCGGCGGTCTCTTCGCGCTCGGGATAGCGGCCGGGGTCGCGCTCGCTGCCGCCGGGATCGACCTGACCGAACTGTTCCTCGAGCTCATCATGGAGGAACTCGAGGGCGGCGAGCTAGAGGGTGCTGAGATCGATCCGGCCGGTCTCGGGGGCGGTGGCGGCGTCGCACTCGAGACCTCGGCGACCTTTTTCATCTTCAAGAACACGCCGCCGTTTCTCGCGTCGATCCTCGGCGCGCTGACCCTCGGCGTGTTCACGTTCTTCGTCATGACGTTCAACGGACTGCTCATCGGAAACATCGCCGTCGCCATCGGCGGGGAAGTCGGCTACGGGCTGATCCTCGCGCTGTTGGTCCCACACGGCATCTTCGAACTGACTGCGCTTTTCGTCGGCGCTGGCGTCGGATTCAGGTTCGTCTACCGGGCAGGTCAGCGCGTTCTCGGTACTCACGAAGCGCTGTTTACGAAATCGTATCTCGCCCGGACGGCCCTGTTGGTCGTCTTCGCCTGGCTCATGCTCGTGGTCGCGGCGTTCGTCGAGGCCTACTTGACGATTCCGGTCGCGGAACTCCTGTTCCCGACGCAGGCTGCCTAG
- a CDS encoding DUF7344 domain-containing protein: MKIPHPTTNRVSPAAEPGLESLTLDTLQRVLNSRRRRAIIRYVLAAGESVTVTQLVRAVSESENDPTLETTFLERCQRVHDSLSQTHLPTLEEHGIVEYERGVGRVSPAAHLLTLEPYVGPGSTDDEP, encoded by the coding sequence ATGAAGATTCCGCACCCGACAACGAACCGAGTGTCGCCCGCCGCGGAGCCGGGGCTCGAGAGCCTCACGCTGGATACGCTCCAGCGCGTCCTGAACAGCCGTCGGCGCCGAGCGATCATCCGGTACGTCCTCGCAGCCGGCGAATCCGTTACCGTCACCCAACTCGTCAGGGCGGTCTCCGAGTCGGAAAACGATCCGACCCTCGAGACGACCTTCCTCGAGCGGTGTCAGCGAGTGCACGACTCGCTCTCACAGACCCACCTCCCCACGCTCGAGGAACACGGCATCGTCGAGTACGAACGCGGAGTCGGTCGCGTCTCCCCCGCCGCACACCTGTTGACCCTCGAGCCGTACGTCGGTCCCGGATCGACCGACGACGAGCCGTAG
- a CDS encoding amidohydrolase codes for MTTLEITGGAVLRPDATVERADVLVDQDAGTILEIGPDLEGTADETLDAADSLVTPGFVNGHTHVAMTLLRGYADDKPLEAWLREDIWPAEGAMTPEDIRAGAELGLLEMIKGGTTAFADMYFEVPEIVAAVEQTGVRAVLGHGIVTVGKDEGAAHEDAAESLAVAEEFDGAAAGRISTVFAPHSLTTVGASYLEEFVPKARDAGVPIHYHANETEDEVAPIVDEHGVRPLEYAAERGLLGAEDFVAHGVHVDEQEIELLAEAGTSVIHCPASNMKLASGMAPIQRLLEAGVTVGLGTDGAASNNDLSMLDEARDAAMLGKLAASDASAVPAESVVKMLTAGSADALGLESGRIEPGAPADLAVVDLEKPHLVPAHDLVSHLAYAAEAGDVRHTICDGAILMADREVRTLEESRVLERAGERATALSDRTER; via the coding sequence ATGACGACGCTCGAGATCACCGGCGGGGCGGTCCTGCGTCCCGACGCGACGGTCGAACGCGCCGACGTACTGGTCGATCAGGACGCGGGAACGATCCTCGAGATCGGACCCGACCTCGAGGGGACGGCCGACGAGACCCTCGACGCCGCGGACTCGCTCGTGACGCCCGGCTTCGTCAACGGCCACACGCACGTCGCGATGACCCTCCTTCGCGGGTATGCGGACGACAAACCGCTCGAGGCGTGGCTTCGAGAGGACATCTGGCCCGCGGAGGGCGCAATGACGCCCGAAGACATCCGCGCCGGCGCGGAGCTCGGGCTCCTCGAGATGATCAAAGGCGGGACGACGGCCTTCGCGGACATGTACTTCGAAGTCCCCGAAATCGTCGCTGCGGTCGAGCAAACGGGCGTTCGAGCCGTACTCGGCCACGGAATCGTCACCGTCGGCAAGGACGAGGGGGCGGCACACGAGGACGCCGCCGAAAGTCTCGCCGTCGCCGAGGAGTTCGACGGCGCCGCCGCCGGCCGGATTTCGACGGTGTTCGCGCCCCACTCGCTGACGACCGTCGGCGCGTCGTACCTCGAGGAGTTCGTCCCGAAGGCCCGCGACGCGGGCGTTCCGATCCACTACCACGCGAACGAGACCGAGGACGAAGTCGCACCGATCGTCGACGAACACGGGGTTCGACCGCTCGAGTACGCCGCCGAACGCGGCCTGCTCGGGGCCGAGGACTTCGTTGCACACGGCGTCCACGTCGACGAGCAGGAGATTGAACTGCTCGCCGAGGCCGGAACGAGCGTGATCCACTGTCCCGCCTCGAACATGAAACTGGCCAGCGGCATGGCACCGATCCAGCGCCTGCTCGAGGCGGGCGTCACCGTCGGCCTCGGCACGGACGGCGCGGCCTCGAACAACGACCTCTCGATGCTCGACGAGGCACGGGACGCGGCGATGCTCGGCAAACTGGCGGCGTCGGACGCGAGCGCCGTCCCGGCCGAGTCGGTTGTGAAAATGCTCACCGCGGGAAGCGCCGACGCGCTGGGCCTCGAGTCGGGTCGCATCGAACCCGGCGCGCCCGCCGACCTCGCGGTGGTCGACCTCGAGAAGCCACACCTCGTGCCGGCCCACGACCTCGTGAGCCACCTCGCGTACGCCGCCGAAGCGGGTGACGTGCGCCACACGATCTGTGACGGGGCGATTCTCATGGCCGACCGTGAGGTCAGGACGCTCGAGGAATCGCGTGTTCTCGAGCGCGCAGGCGAGCGAGCAACCGCGCTTTCGGACCGGACCGAGCGGTGA
- a CDS encoding acyl-CoA thioesterase, which translates to MTALLETYIENRFPVQPNHANNNGTLHGGNLMKWLDEVGGMSAIRFAGESCVTARVDELDFLRPVPLGETALIEGYVYDAGETSVNVALRAWREEPRSGETELTTESTFTFVAIDEDGTPIPVPELTVESEKGERLRERALSASE; encoded by the coding sequence ATGACTGCGCTGCTCGAGACGTACATCGAAAACCGATTTCCCGTCCAGCCCAACCACGCGAACAACAACGGGACCCTCCACGGCGGGAACCTCATGAAGTGGCTCGACGAGGTCGGCGGCATGTCGGCGATCCGGTTCGCCGGCGAGTCCTGCGTCACCGCCCGCGTCGACGAACTCGATTTCCTCCGGCCGGTGCCCCTCGGCGAAACGGCGCTCATCGAGGGGTACGTCTACGACGCGGGGGAGACAAGCGTCAACGTCGCGCTGCGGGCGTGGCGCGAGGAGCCACGGTCGGGCGAGACGGAGCTCACGACAGAATCGACGTTCACGTTCGTCGCGATCGACGAGGACGGAACGCCGATACCGGTGCCCGAGCTCACCGTCGAGAGCGAGAAGGGCGAGCGATTGCGAGAACGGGCACTGTCCGCGAGCGAGTGA